In Argiope bruennichi chromosome X1, qqArgBrue1.1, whole genome shotgun sequence, the genomic stretch tttttgtaaaatagggttaaataaataaaatagggtttgtaaataaataatagggttaaataaataaaatagggtttgtaaataaataaaatagggtttgtaaataaataaaatagggtttgtaaataaataatagggttaaataaataaaatagggtttgtaaataaataaaatagggtttgtaaataaataatagggttaaataaataaaatagggtttgtaaataaataaaatagggtttgtaaataaataataggattaaataaataaataataggattaaataaataaaataggtttGTAAAATAGGGTTTTTTTGTAAAATAGGACTCTCTTAAAAAGGAAGCTAAGAAGTTCTTGAGGCGTATTGAGCTTTCCTTTGCTTTCCTTTTCTACCGGCAGTTCTAATTTTGACATCGCAAATTTAACCTTTTTAAGTGTAGTtattgaattggagaaatgtaaTATATGATTGAACCTGAaagaatttataatgatttttattattatatgttgaattttctaaaaatattaatggttCTAGCATGAGATTCATGAGggatatggaaaaaaatatgacCACTAATATCTGCAGTACATGCTTGGCGTTATTCCTTAAAAtgtatgaacatttttatttaaatttttactttctctctgTTTTTATATGGTTTCAAACTTCTGAACCATTAGATTTTTTAAGCCATTTTTGAGAGTcctagattttgtttttaaaaattcacatctGAATTattccaattgaaaataaataaatcctcttTATGAATATAGTAAAGCTATATTTTCTTGTTAcagcctttttttatttaactgagatgaaacttaataaatcggATTTCATTTAGGAAACTGGGAAAGTTATAGTTATTGATAATACTATATCCTacgaaattttacatttaaaattgaaaatcaaaaagtaaaacaaaagttatctaaaagaattaaaaaggataaataagTACCATATAAAAGCGCATGGTTTCttgtaaactaaataataaaagacaattgTACAAACATTTTTCCTTTCGACACATCTAATTCTTGTGTCCTTATTTGATATCAGGTCACCTTCCAATCAAAACagtttcatttgttatttatttcaaatataaaatgcctaaattagtaaaatttgaataaataactattagatatgaatgtttcaatttcttcagagttcaattaaaatgtattttatatttaaagtgttTTCAATAGTAAtcataatctattttaatttagttttgaacacaataattgaaatgctttttatttcctTATCCTATGTAttagacatttattattaatggtatttctatttttagatttaaatcacaaaagtttttaatcctttaaaaatttcaaaaaaattgcttcaaataagTGAATCCTTTTAACCCTGCAAATCTTCAATATCATATCCAGAAAGGTCGAATTCTGGATATGAAAAGATCGCAATCGAAAACCCCAACTTTTGAAGTGATATTTTAAAGTGCGTTGCTTGTGTGTAGTTGGATAAAAAAAAGAGGGGGTGctgcatttgaaaatatatgcaaGAGGGAAATATCTGCTTTTATATTCTGAAAGcagggaaaaattaatattatttttgaaatattatatgttaaataaaatcactatgaaaaatttataacaagaGTTAAATCAATTAGAAGTAAAGATTATTTCTTACATGAATGaggtattttcttaaaatttatttttaataggaagtagatttacaaaaagtattgagtattttaatttctttttgtcatataaaattttcctacattgattaaaatatttcttttcatattcagaattttataaacaatttttttagttttaaaaatgggGGAACATTTAGTGATATTAAATTGCTtcgaaaaaaattgtatgtatgtATCTACTTTTGGTTGTTAGAATTCATTTATAGTTTACTAATAAAGATAAGAACTTGATTTAGGACAAAGTACTTAACCACTTTCCTCTCATCCAAtgtatagattttatattattgctaAAAGAAACTATTCTGCGATGTATTGATTTTATGCTAACATCGCTAAATTCTTCCGGTTGCAAAATAGTttgttcaaagttttattttttatccattctcCTATTTTCAAACTGAAATGTCCTCcatatcttaattataaatttttcagataattttcctCGTTTTTGTTGTAGTTTTATTCACATCAAATTGACTTTATCTCTTtagaagcaacattttttttgtatcgaTTTAAGCTAATATGCATTATGTGAAAACCTTTCTTCGTAAATAATACAACCGATTTCTTTTGAcaatgtatattgaaaaaaagaaattttgtttcatgGCTAACAGCTGCGGGGTATTTCCATATTACTTCCGAGGTCCTTGGCCCcacaattgaaaaattatgtatttaagatGTTCTAATATAATGCATCCGGGAGTAGCTTTTAAGAACTAATGAATATCTCGTAAATCtaattaatgttaaaagaaatatttataatacttgttttatttcaatcaataatctACAAAAGATTTATCTCATGAAAGCTATTTTTaccaccattttaaaattataattaattagctTTTAAACCACACTATTGTGACTgctatttaaatcttaaaataattgtttggaaATAACACAATTACTAGTATTGTTTTTTATGAAGcctaatttaatacaatttaaattgggtacttaatttataataatttagaggGCTTCAGCGTATTTATAACTTATATGCAATacaatataactatttaaagatCCGAGATCAAACAATATtagattttggaaaatttctcatcattttgtttcttttagatATCAACAGAAATTCAACTCATTGCAatgtcaatatatttttgaattttaagagcaTTTAATTGGAGTCATATAAAAACACCAACTGCAAGTTCCTAAGGTTATTTTTAAGTTGCTCTATATAACttcgaaattataaaaagaagaaactttcCTATAGTCTACACAtgcataatgaaatttattttctacaaatactGTTATTACCTAGATATTCGAACtacttacttttaatttcaatattatacattcaggttttattattacatatcctaaaagttttgaatgattcgattgaaatctttttatatcagaactattttataaatagacAAAATTTGGAACTCTgataaattcttcaaaacttCCTGAATCTAagtgatattgttacgaaaatgcATATAAGtaatgtacacaataaacaaaagaattaatgaaaGTTCCAAAACATTATCCGCTTTCAATAAAACGGAATGTGTCCAAATTATTTCCTTCTTCTTCAATTTGTGTTTTGTCAACTGAATCCTTTTTTAGGCATACTTCCCatgaaattcatcaatttttgtatgGATTTAGGAGCTGTTGGCATAAATTCGGACACATACAGAAACTTTAATGCTTTAGTTACTTATCACATCAAAATGGCGTATCttcatttgttacttaattattaattaggcaaattaaataattaatcaaattaaatttatctaataagctaaacgatTCACTTTTCTAAAGTCACTCCCAATTGTAGGAATATGTTAATATACcataactggaaaaaaaaggGCATATTAAAGGGTTAAATACTTTATTGAACTATATATATTCCGAAGTTGTCTGAATAGTTTTGATCATAAAGTGTACATTACCTTTAGAATCTgtcatcaaattttctttctattaaattaataatgaaagaatcATCTTCAGATACGTAACCAAACGCTATCgctatttaaaaatgtatctgttAATCACCATTTAAtctgcagcggccaaacaggcgataaatgactgtttgtttcaccagttggcgataagcatcaatcatacctaaggagatgaactttgctctccaatgaatacgagtgactcacttcctgccttcgccggcttgctccgaacttctgcctcgtgctggtcgacggaattacggccaatgtatcatattctatatttgttaatttaatttgtaattaaaatttatttttgttatctacatggctggcagttttcattaagtaaaaatgttttaatattttaatttaaagtaaatttggcaatgcgtgttaatcCACGCACCAAACTGGTGACCTGGTACTTTCGTTCTTACTCTTCTAAAATTTGCGAAGTCCAgcctcaaaatttctaaaaaatgctcAAATCAGATTTTAGTACCTGAGCTCTTCAATTATTTTTCGTACATACCACCCATTATGGATTATTTTGGATTATTGTGCCGAGAAGTAATGCATCAAGGATCAGGTAtgtgttctaattttattttcatttctctgtgactggtcaatatttcatttccccattattttggcgaagaaatcgtattatttatattcagtattatttttcgtgttattttttgtattcgaagtattaatttcttattactttcgttttggataccatgtttattattatgattcttaactcctaaatttatttttttttaaatatgtgtatttaaataataataactttttctgatatttgtaaatattgtaaaattatcagTTTCCCATATCGAGTAACCAAAAATGCATAATACTGAAAACGAAACTCAATGCTGACGCTCCGACAGAGTCGCAGGTGTCCCATCTTTCGGTGAAAATACCGCCACTGTGGaggaacaatataaaattgtggTTCATCCAAGTAGAAAGCAATTTCGCTCTAGCAAAAATAACTAATGACCttacaaaatacaatcatttgattGCAACTATTGATCCGGAAACGTTATCAGCGGTTGCTGATATTTTACTCACACCTCCCTACACCAACAAATATGATGCGTTAAAAACTCGACTTATAGCCGAATTTTCCGCTTCGGAAAATGAACAGATCCGTTGACTGCTTTCTGAACTACATTTGGTCGCCGATAAACCATCACATTTACTCCGAAAGATGCGCGAACTCGGTGGTGGCACAGGCATAAAAGacgattttctcaaaactttatggCTACAAAGATTGCCGTCAGAAATGCAGGCAATTTTATCAATACGTTCTGAACCCCGGGACTATTTGGCCAACATGGCCGACAAAATTGCGGAGGTCCGTATTTCCTCAGCAGATAACAGCGTTTTTGCTGTCAGCCGAGGCGCGGAAAGTACTGTTATGCGGAAAGCTTCCACTCTGGATGAGTTTACTGCGCTCCGAAACGAAATCACCGTTTTAAGTAAGCAGGTACAACGGCTTTCCCGCGACAGAAGCAGAGGCCCTTTCCATCGGAAAAACAAACAGCGCAGATTTTCGCGTGGGCGTTCCGGTGATCGTGGGAGGAAATTCTGTTATTATCATGCGCGTTTCGGAGAAAAGGCACTGAAGTGCGTATCGCCATGTTCGTACTCAACTAACGCGGATCAGGGAAACTCGCAATAGCGGCTGTCGATTAACCTACATCAGCGGCAGCCGCGCAATCGTatcgtttgcatgtttttgataaaagatcccatttcaaatttttgatagattCTGGCTCTGATGTTTCGTGCATACCGCTcaacaaaaaccaaaaaaatctaAAGCCTGATTCTCTGCAACTTTTTGCAGCTAACAACTCCAAAATTCATACTTAtggatctaaattattaaatgtggacTTAGGTCTCAGGCGAAAATTTCCAcggaaatttttaattgctaatgtGCCTGTTCCAATATTAGGGGCggattttttacaaacttttgacCTATTAATAGATCTCAAAGGGTGCAAACTTATtgataatgtaactaaatttacccaacccggaataatttcaaaatcaacaaattatgcgtctctaaaacttatttctggtgaatcaatataccataaaattttggaagaattcccagaattaacaaaattaacatttgggttaaaacctgttaaacataatacggtacattttattgaaacaaccgGTCCGCCTTTCCATAGTAAACCTAGAAGACTAAATCCAGAAATGTATGACGTCGTCAAAAAAGAGTTTCAGTTCATGATGGACCAAGGCATATGCCGACCATCAAAATCACCTTGGTCATCTCCTCTTCGTGTCGTTACCAAAAGCTCAGGCAGCATTCGCCCTGTGGGTGACTATAGAAAATTGAATGCCTGTACGGTACCGGACCGTTACCCCATACCCCATATCCAGGATTTTTCCAATGCACTccacggaaaaaatattttttcgaaacttgATATAGTCCGTGCTTATTTTCACATACCAGTGCATCcggatcatatacaaaaaaaaaccgtAGTTTGTACACCATTTGGACTGTTTGAATTcccattcttaaattttggactatGTGGGGCAGCACAAACTTTTCAgcgattcatgaatgaaattctgggagatattaaattttgctatgtctatttggatgatattttaatatttagttccagCCAAGAAGAGCATAAAGCTCATTTACGAATCGTACTGGAGAGATGAAACACATATGGACTAACCATAAATgttacaaaatgcatatttggcgtCTCAGAAATTCCTTTCTTAGGTCATTTAATTACTAGTTCGGGGACCATAAAGTTGAACCGATTCTCAAATATCCACAACCAAAAACAGTTAAagatcttcaaagatttttaggtttttaaaattttttccgtAGATTTTTACCTAACATAGCAAAACATCAGGTacatttaacttcatatttaaaaggagctaaaaagaatgataaaacgaAATTGGACTGGTCAGATAAAGCGgaagaagaattccaaaattgtaaacaattaattgcaaatgctgttttattgGCACATCCAAAACCAGATGCCACATTAATTTTACAAGTCGACGCTTCAGACTTTGCAATCGGTGGGTCATTGTCTTAATTAGTAGATGAAAAATTGCAACCACTCGCATTCTTTTCTCGGAAACTCTCCCCAGCAGAAAGAAACTATAGCGCTTACGACAGAGAGTTAATAGCAGCTTATGCTGCCATCAAACATTTTAGGCATATGCTTGAAGCtagaaatttctctttgtttacgGATCATAAGCCTTTAACTTACGCTTTCCAACAACGCTTGGACAAATGCTCTCCGAGACAGGCTagacaattagattttatatctcaGTTTACTACCGATATTCACCACATAAAGGGCTCTGAGAATATATTAGCAGATGCACTTTCAAGAATAAATGCTATAAACATGCCAAATCCCATAGATTATAACGAAATTGCACAAGCGCAACAAAtggattctgaattaaaaaatttaatcgataattctgaaacattacaatttaaaagaattgcttttccaaattgcaaaactcccatttattgtgatgtatcaacaggtacagctcgaccttatattcctgaatcatttcgtcaacaaatttttgcatcactACATAATTTATCTCATCCTAGCATTCGCAGCACATCAAAATTAATCCGATCGCGTTTTATTTGGCCTTCCATTCGAAAAGACTGCAACAATTGGGCTAAGCATTGCATCCCGTGTCAAAAATCGAAGGTAATTCGCCATACTAAGACCccagtaggaaaatttgtagacCAATCACAGAGGTTCGAACATGTGCACCTGGACCTTGTAGGCCCTCTACCTCCTTCCCAAGGAAACTATTATTGTTTAACAATGATAAATAGGTTCACGAGATGGCCAGAAGCCGTACCAATTCCAGACATGACAGCACAGACAgtagcacaaaatttttttaagcactggATAGCCAGATTTGGTTGTCCTGTAAGAATTACTACTGACCAAGGCAGACAGTTTGAGAGTGATTTGTTCCGTGCTCTCTCTCAACTACAAGGAATTAAAAGGATAAGATCTTCTCCTTATCATCATCAGGTCAATGGCTTGATCGAAGACTTCCACCGCCCATTAAAGGCAGCTTTGAAAGCCTATAACACAGATCAGTGGTCTGCAGCACTGCCCACCTTGTTACTCGGATTCCGGTCCGTTTTCAAAGAGGATCTACAAGAGACGACTGCTGAGCTGGTATATGGCAAGTCTCTGCGACTACCAGGAGAATTTTTCGATCCAACACCTGGAGACACATCACCCAAGCAACTCGTGGGGGACTTAAAACACCATTTTGCAACGATGAGACCAGTTCCAACTTCCTGTCATGGACAAAGAACTATCTTTGTACATCCTCACCTCAACGAGTGCTCACATGTATTTGTGAGACATGACGGTGTATTCAAACCCCTACAAGCACCATATGATGTACCATACAAAGTTCTTGTCAGGCGACAGAAAACGTTTGATCTCGAGATCAAGGGAGCTTCCCATACCATTTCTATAGATCGTCTGAAACCTGCTTTTATAATTCCTCCTGAGTTTTCCAGTATACCACCAGCCAAGCAACAAGCAAGTTCTACTAAGTGTACTAAAGCACTTCCAGCTGATACATCCATCGTCGTTCCAGCAAGGCAAACAACTCGCACATGGCGACAAGTTCGACCCCCACGTCGTTATGTCCATTTCCAATGAGACTGCGGAGGGagtgtgcagcggccaaacaggcgataaatgactgtttgtttcgccagttggcgataagcatcaatcataactttggagatgaactttgctctccaacgaatacgagtgactcacttcctgccttcgccggcttgctccgaacttctgcctcgtgctggtcgacGGAATTACGGCTaatgtatcatattctatatttgttaatttaatttgtaattaaaatttatttttgttatctacatggctggcagttttcattaagtaaaaatgttttaatactttaatttaaagtaaatttggcaatgcgtgttaatcCACGCACCAAAAATCTTCTTGTTCTTTTGTTTGGTAAGGGAAAATCCAATGGgcaaaaaatctaatattatgaCTTTAGATGCGAGTAGCTATAAATATCCATAAAGAAATTTTCGTAAATTAATCAGTCATTATTTAATGCGCTTCATAATTTTGTTGCGTGCATATACTGTTAAACTGAGATctattaattttcacattttacgaaattatttctataataaaaaaaagcaaaccaAAAGTTCTTACtttatcaaaatcttttaattgataagaatgtgtattttttcttatagtttttcgagtaaacattttctttttgtatttaaaaagacTTAAAGAATCGAAACATACAATTTTGCTGGAAGCCAGCCAGATCGAGGAAATCTACAGAAATACAGACTGGAGACATTCAAGGGAATCAACCTCaaatctttttagttttaaaaatatttcacaaaggaAAAGTTACTGGACAGTCATTGCCGatagaaacaagaaataaaacacaaaaaaggCTCAActattaaagaaagtaaataaaagcgTTTTCTCCCCTGAAGAGTGAAGTCAAAATATGTTGCTAGCATCTATAcgatgaaatgcatttttagtgCAATCGGTAAGCTCAAGAAAGCGGAAGAATATTTCAATTCTGGCAGAAACAATCATTTTCTGTAAGCTGTGATCCTAAATTTTAAGAGACCTCGTTTATCTGATATGGCGTCATAGTGGTCTGAAGAAAACGTTAAAACAGCGTTCTTATTTATGttacttgatttatttaatgcttttttttaaacatttgcttCATTCTTTAACAAACgctaatttctgtttaattaaacTGGTAAACAAAGCTACTGTACAACATTCAGTgatgatttttacatttaaatggtTGCTGACAAAGAATAGACATTAAAAGAATTCTCTGacccaaaaataaaaaaaatccaaaacattaaaatttttaatttttataacatttattcaatATACACCCATGTCCATAAATGAAGGATAATGctagttcaggaaaagaaagagtcagaagcaaaacaaatgtgacttatttgtaaagcctatttattaaaaaaaggtaaaaagcaaaaaagatgctatatgtttgatgtttttaataaaaattacgattttttgatccctggagcaaattacaaaaaaaaaaaaaactatttacaaaaaaacaatattacattGTTGGTATGATGGTAAATACATAGTATGTCTttcagacgatgcaatacagtccgcaCAACGcataggcatgctgagtatcaaatatcgatctgatcttggggaatattacacctcTCATCAAGAAATGCTCTCCGAATTTCCGCTAGACATGTGGGAGAGGATTAACGGGCttcaactcgtcggccaagcatgtcccacacatgctctactggattcaggtccggtgagaatgctggctagtccatacgggtgatatccttcGATCGAAGGCATTcttttacgatgtttgcacggtaaGGACGGgagttgtcatccataaacacgaattctgcgcccatggcgtCCCGAAACAAACGTGCATGCTGTTCCAGAATGACATCCCGATAGATTTGTCCTGtaatggttccaatttgaacatgcaggtcagttctggaacccagaatagtTCCTCCTCAAACGAGCAATCCTgtaccaccgtaacggtgtctttcaatgatgttctcttggtggtaacgggtacctggtgctctccatatgaaagtccggcgagaatcagactgcaagctaaacctgaactcgtcggaaaacatcccACAAGCCTGCTgctgcggtgtccacaatgcatgctctctactccatgCTAACCGCAAatgacagtgagttgcagtaagtggaacacatctgacaggcctacgagcatatagaccaatctgccatAAGCGTCTGTATACGGTCTGCCTTGAAATTGCCATACCAGTgcctgaagagagctgacgagacaggtctgatccTGTGCACTGTTACGTAAGTATGTTGcgccgcctctcacttgtaacgccctctagcggtatatgtaaaaaaccatcagtcgttgtaacatcatcgaccaagcagcaacgccgaaaggcaaggctcaatccaactcccgaaagcggataaacaataaaaatcttaaaaatacaaaaaaggtccgtcatcattatcgaacctctccattctggtcctagcgatccggagacgaattagcgaaactatggagaaaaataaaactcaaaaagccaaagagttaaatagaatccgtggaaggataaaggcgaaactaacaagtgttaaaaagtttgttgaaagtagttcaacggttgaagaagaaaataaatttatattcacctgtcaacaaaagctggcaattgtggaagaaataaaaaatgaattagaaattttattcaaggagtatttagaaatcgacgaagatgaaacgttaagccagaagtgcgatcaagaaatattggatatcgaagaagaaagaaacgaattagaggtaagtttgaaatgcttactctctaattataatgttaacgaaaatgtaattcataatataaatgatcaaaattcaaatttgaacgcttatatcaatcatattcaattaaaaacgaaacttccggaaattcccttaccgttattttacggaaaaatggaagaattcagtaatttcaaaaatcaatttatgtgtctaataaacgataatatcgaattaacgaatgatcaaaagttattttatttaaaagctgccctccgtggtgaagctaaatttatagaaacaagtgacgatacatttgagtcactgtttgctgctctcgaagaacgctttgaaaataagcgagcagttgttgatattcacattcgaaacatgctaaaactagaaaaattaaattttgagtctgcaaagggcttacgaaatatcacagacacaataaataaaagtctgagaggtttaaaaagtttgaatttagaatgtaatgacttaacaaatgctatattagtaaatataatattagaaagacttgacaaagagagtagaaaggcatatgaaatgtccatacaatcaaaacaaataccttcattgaaggagctcttgcaatttttagaatcaagagcgatggtactcgatcaattagggaaataccctacaagtaacaaatttcacaa encodes the following:
- the LOC129958487 gene encoding uncharacterized protein LOC129958487 — encoded protein: MRELGGGTGIKDDFLKTLWLQRLPSEMQAILSIRSEPRDYLANMADKIAEVRISSADNSVFAVSRGAESTVMRKASTLDEFTALRNEITVLNSGSDVSCIPLNKNQKNLKPDSLQLFAANNSKIHTYGSKLLNVDLGLSIRSTSKLIRSRFIWPSIRKDCNNWAKHCIPCQKSKVIRHTKTPVGKFVDQSQRFEHVHLDLVGPLPPSQGNYYCLTMINRFTRWPEAVPIPDMTAQTVAQNFFKHWIARFGCPVRITTDQGRQFESDLFRALSQLQGIKRIRSSPYHHQVNGLIEDFHRPLKAALKAYNTDQWSAALPTLLLGFRSVFKEDLQETTAELVYGKSLRLPGEFFDPTPGDTSPKQLVGDLKHHFATMRPVPTSCHGQRTIFVHPHLNECSHVFVRHDGVFKPLQAPYDVPYKVLVRRQKTFDLEIKGASHTISIDRLKPAFIIPPEFSSIPPAKQQASSTKCTKALPADTSIVVPARQTTRTWRQVRPPRRYVHFQ